In Elaeis guineensis isolate ETL-2024a chromosome 1, EG11, whole genome shotgun sequence, a genomic segment contains:
- the LOC105039083 gene encoding uncharacterized protein isoform X2: protein MAEVDDPDDRCGHATEDEGAVTAAKVLMSFKNGRLPLAAPPPPLYWGSKGKRSRTIAMAGILEARREEEEEELAAAKVNGKMRASPPSPLDYRGGSGTSTSGGENGPSSPEEVPAVKRPRLGEPLAVRGDSPRPTKVVWSERSPLVSSVPARKSIKPSGKKKSGPFGLGEQAIPELQAMEKALLEEREKLQKEVEEQRKDHEALLDQNRRLKLSLELLQMKRTVSMVPIETKQPESSNHIALSSPVQDHGDFVLPDLNEPVLDL, encoded by the exons ATGGCCGAGGTCGACGATCCCGACGATCGCTGCGGCCACGCCACGGAAGATGAGGGCGCCGTTACCGCCGCCAAAGTGCTCATGAGTTTCAAAAACGGCAGGTTGCCGCTGGCGGCGCCCCCGCCGCCGCTGTACTGGGGATCTAAGGGGAAGAGGTCCCGGACGATAGCGATGGCGGGGATACTGGAGGCcaggagggaggaggaggaggaggagctggcgGCGGCCAAGGTGAACGGGAAGATGAGGGCCAGCCCGCCGTCGCCTCTCGACTATCGTGGCGGATCTGGCACGTCGACGAGTGGCGGCGAGAACGGGCCGAGCTCGCCGGAGGAGGTACCGGCGGTGAAGCGGCCGAGGCTCGGCGAGCCCCTCGCCGTGCGCGGTGACAGTCCTCGTCCAACGAAG GTGGTTTGGAGCGAGCGGTCGCCGCTGGTTTCGAGCGTTCCGGCACGGAAATCCATCAAACCTTCGGGCAAGAAAAAG AGTGGGCCTTTTGGGTTGGGTGAGCAGGCGATCCCGGAGCTCCAGGCTATGGAGAAAGCACTgcttgaagagagagaaaagctcCAAAAG GAGGTGGAAGAGCAGCGGAAGGATCACGAGGCGCTTTTGGATCAGAACCGGAGGCTGAAG CTGAGCTTGGAGTTGCTGCAGATGAAGCGTACGGTTTCTATGGTGCCCATAGAAACGAAGCAGCCTGAATCATCCAACCATATTGCCCTGTCTTCTCCTGTACAGGATCACGGAGATTTCGTCCTACCTGATCTCAATGAACCCGTGCTGGATTTATAG
- the LOC105039083 gene encoding uncharacterized protein isoform X1 — translation MAEVDDPDDRCGHATEDEGAVTAAKVLMSFKNGRLPLAAPPPPLYWGSKGKRSRTIAMAGILEARREEEEEELAAAKVNGKMRASPPSPLDYRGGSGTSTSGGENGPSSPEEVPAVKRPRLGEPLAVRGDSPRPTKVVWSERSPLVSSVPARKSIKPSGKKKAIPELQAMEKALLEEREKLQKEVEEQRKDHEALLDQNRRLKLSLELLQMKRTVSMVPIETKQPESSNHIALSSPVQDHGDFVLPDLNEPVLDL, via the exons ATGGCCGAGGTCGACGATCCCGACGATCGCTGCGGCCACGCCACGGAAGATGAGGGCGCCGTTACCGCCGCCAAAGTGCTCATGAGTTTCAAAAACGGCAGGTTGCCGCTGGCGGCGCCCCCGCCGCCGCTGTACTGGGGATCTAAGGGGAAGAGGTCCCGGACGATAGCGATGGCGGGGATACTGGAGGCcaggagggaggaggaggaggaggagctggcgGCGGCCAAGGTGAACGGGAAGATGAGGGCCAGCCCGCCGTCGCCTCTCGACTATCGTGGCGGATCTGGCACGTCGACGAGTGGCGGCGAGAACGGGCCGAGCTCGCCGGAGGAGGTACCGGCGGTGAAGCGGCCGAGGCTCGGCGAGCCCCTCGCCGTGCGCGGTGACAGTCCTCGTCCAACGAAG GTGGTTTGGAGCGAGCGGTCGCCGCTGGTTTCGAGCGTTCCGGCACGGAAATCCATCAAACCTTCGGGCAAGAAAAAG GCGATCCCGGAGCTCCAGGCTATGGAGAAAGCACTgcttgaagagagagaaaagctcCAAAAG GAGGTGGAAGAGCAGCGGAAGGATCACGAGGCGCTTTTGGATCAGAACCGGAGGCTGAAG CTGAGCTTGGAGTTGCTGCAGATGAAGCGTACGGTTTCTATGGTGCCCATAGAAACGAAGCAGCCTGAATCATCCAACCATATTGCCCTGTCTTCTCCTGTACAGGATCACGGAGATTTCGTCCTACCTGATCTCAATGAACCCGTGCTGGATTTATAG